From Vibrio aerogenes, a single genomic window includes:
- the rsmD gene encoding 16S rRNA (guanine(966)-N(2))-methyltransferase RsmD yields MGKHRHSTKLHSNKPSGFIRLISGEWRGRKLPVHNAEGLRPTTDRVKETLFNWLSPDIPFSRCLDLFSGSGSLGFEAASRQAQLVTMLELDSQAFRQLQTNKETLSAETVDIIQADTLNHLARHQPETPYDIIFIDPPFRQGITEKVIKLLEDYQWVADGALIYLETEKEWQPHPVPAHWQLHREKTAGQVCYRLYHRN; encoded by the coding sequence ATGGGAAAACATCGCCACTCAACCAAACTACATTCAAATAAACCTTCAGGCTTTATCCGGCTTATCAGTGGTGAATGGAGAGGAAGAAAATTACCGGTACACAATGCTGAAGGATTGCGCCCCACCACGGACAGAGTCAAAGAAACCTTATTTAACTGGTTATCTCCCGATATTCCCTTTTCCCGTTGTCTGGATCTGTTTTCTGGTTCAGGCAGCCTTGGGTTTGAAGCCGCGTCCCGTCAGGCACAGCTGGTAACAATGCTTGAGCTGGATTCTCAGGCATTCAGACAACTTCAGACCAATAAAGAAACACTATCAGCAGAGACAGTTGATATTATTCAGGCAGATACGTTGAACCACCTGGCACGACACCAACCGGAAACACCATACGACATCATCTTTATTGATCCTCCCTTCAGACAAGGCATCACTGAAAAAGTCATCAAACTTCTTGAGGATTATCAGTGGGTAGCCGATGGCGCTCTTATTTATCTGGAAACAGAAAAAGAGTGGCAACCACATCCGGTACCAGCTCACTGGCAACTTCACCGGGAAAAAACCGCTGGACAGGTCTGTTATCGCCTCTATCACCGGAACTAA
- a CDS encoding EAL and HDOD domain-containing protein, with amino-acid sequence MQYCTYVARQPILNKKGVTLGYELLFRDGESNAFPAHVNSERATYRLVAENLAAIGKCSEQGGARCFINFPYKSLIRRLPFALPKDAIVIEILETCQPSDELFAVIKELHRQGYMLALDDFSYAPDWERFLPYIHIVKLDVMALGIQVACEIVRERLNDGCKCRFLAERVETEQEFRLAKEAGFLLFQGYFFKKPELIKKRYFGPRQVTAMSLFHEVCRPEINYDRVEQIIATDVTLSYKLLHFVNLLSDRISDGISSFRQALIYLGQDKLKSFVSLTAASYIAVNKPKELYRLSLQRAQFCQLMSAHPMFREYREQAFLVGLLSVLDAILDTSIETLLEQLPLQSSVKRALSGREGILGNLLLLQECFETGDWGGLECGCREMGLQLEDVNIFLHKALCWSNRIQRAV; translated from the coding sequence ATGCAATATTGTACATATGTCGCCAGGCAGCCAATTCTGAATAAAAAAGGTGTAACACTCGGTTATGAGTTGTTATTCCGTGATGGTGAATCCAATGCGTTTCCTGCTCATGTGAATTCTGAAAGAGCGACTTATCGTCTGGTGGCTGAAAATCTTGCGGCGATTGGCAAATGTTCTGAGCAGGGCGGTGCGCGTTGTTTTATCAATTTTCCATATAAAAGTCTGATTCGTCGTTTACCTTTTGCTTTACCAAAAGATGCCATTGTTATTGAGATTTTAGAAACGTGTCAGCCCAGTGATGAACTATTTGCCGTTATCAAAGAGCTTCACCGACAGGGTTATATGCTGGCACTGGATGATTTTTCCTATGCTCCTGACTGGGAAAGATTTTTGCCCTATATACATATTGTGAAGCTTGATGTGATGGCCTTGGGCATTCAGGTTGCCTGTGAGATTGTGAGGGAACGCTTAAATGATGGCTGTAAATGCCGGTTTCTGGCGGAAAGAGTTGAAACTGAGCAGGAATTCCGTCTGGCGAAAGAGGCTGGTTTTTTACTGTTTCAAGGGTATTTTTTTAAAAAACCTGAGTTAATTAAAAAGCGGTATTTCGGTCCCAGGCAAGTCACTGCAATGAGTCTGTTCCATGAAGTTTGCCGGCCAGAGATCAATTATGATCGGGTTGAGCAGATCATTGCCACCGATGTCACTTTATCCTATAAACTGCTGCACTTTGTGAATTTGCTTTCGGATCGAATCAGTGATGGTATTTCTTCTTTCCGGCAGGCACTGATTTATCTTGGACAAGATAAACTAAAGTCATTCGTGTCTTTAACGGCGGCGTCTTATATTGCAGTGAATAAGCCAAAGGAGCTTTACCGGTTATCCTTACAACGGGCGCAATTCTGCCAGTTGATGTCTGCGCATCCCATGTTTCGGGAATATCGAGAACAGGCTTTTTTAGTCGGTTTGCTTTCCGTTCTTGATGCTATTTTAGATACATCGATTGAAACTCTTTTAGAACAACTTCCGCTTCAGTCTTCGGTGAAGCGTGCTTTGTCCGGCCGTGAAGGAATATTAGGGAATTTGCTGCTTCTGCAGGAATGCTTTGAAACCGGAGACTGGGGTGGCCTCGAGTGTGGTTGTCGTGAGATGGGATTACAACTGGAAGATGTGAATATTTTTTTGCATAAAGCCTTATGCTGGAGTAATCGAATACAGCGGGCAGTATAG
- the ubiA gene encoding 4-hydroxybenzoate octaprenyltransferase, whose translation MTVSKARAYWQLMRMDRPIGSFLLLWPTLWALILSAQGLPDPGVLCVFFLGVLLMRSAGCVINDFADRHVDGHVERTKSRPLPSGMVTEKEAVSLFFFLSVASFILVLTMNKLTIQLSFAGIVLAFVYPFMKRYTHLPQLFLGLAFSWSIPMAWAAQANSLPSVVWFIFMTNVIWTIAYDTQYAMADREDDLKIGVKSTAILFGRHDKLVIGILQLMTLLMLTGIGIMYQLGAAFYWSILIASGLFVYQQHLIRHRESRQCFQAFLNNNYVGMIIAAGLLVSMW comes from the coding sequence ATGACAGTATCTAAAGCAAGAGCATACTGGCAACTGATGCGTATGGATCGTCCCATTGGATCATTTTTGTTATTGTGGCCAACGCTTTGGGCTCTGATTCTTTCGGCTCAGGGATTACCTGATCCGGGGGTGTTGTGCGTATTTTTTCTTGGTGTCCTGCTGATGCGATCAGCTGGTTGTGTCATTAATGATTTTGCTGACAGGCATGTCGATGGTCATGTAGAAAGAACCAAATCCCGGCCTTTGCCATCAGGTATGGTGACAGAAAAGGAAGCTGTCAGTCTGTTTTTTTTCTTGTCTGTTGCTTCATTTATTCTGGTATTAACCATGAATAAGTTAACTATCCAGCTTTCATTTGCCGGGATTGTTCTGGCGTTTGTTTATCCATTTATGAAACGTTACACCCACTTGCCCCAGTTATTTCTTGGATTAGCATTTAGCTGGTCAATTCCAATGGCGTGGGCGGCACAGGCGAATAGTTTGCCTTCTGTGGTTTGGTTTATTTTTATGACAAATGTCATATGGACTATTGCTTATGACACACAATATGCCATGGCTGACCGGGAAGATGATTTAAAGATCGGCGTGAAATCAACGGCCATCCTGTTTGGACGGCATGACAAACTTGTGATTGGTATTCTTCAGTTGATGACTTTATTAATGCTGACTGGCATTGGAATCATGTATCAGTTAGGCGCTGCATTTTACTGGAGTATTTTGATCGCAAGTGGTTTGTTTGTTTATCAGCAGCATCTTATCCGGCACAGGGAAAGTCGCCAGTGTTTTCAGGCATTTCTGAATAATAACTATGTGGGAATGATTATTGCCGCAGGATTGTTAGTGTCGATGTGGTAA
- a CDS encoding flagellar basal body-associated protein FliL encodes MLKRYFTLLFFIFSTVAAFPGHAEDSKDGPKLAYFTLEPDLTTNYFTKGKKLGYIQLRIEIMVADSKDLPTVEKHQPLIRDTIVEIMGKQTEDTIKSLSGREDLRKKLVKKLNDLLLPETGRPLIADLLFTKYIY; translated from the coding sequence ATGCTGAAACGTTACTTCACCTTACTATTTTTCATCTTTAGCACAGTGGCTGCATTCCCGGGCCATGCCGAAGATAGTAAAGATGGCCCTAAACTCGCGTATTTCACTCTGGAACCAGACCTGACTACAAATTACTTTACGAAAGGTAAAAAGCTTGGTTACATCCAGCTGCGCATCGAGATTATGGTTGCTGACAGTAAAGATCTTCCTACTGTTGAAAAACATCAGCCTTTAATCCGGGATACCATTGTTGAAATCATGGGAAAACAAACAGAAGATACGATTAAATCACTATCCGGCAGGGAAGATTTGCGTAAAAAGCTGGTCAAAAAACTCAATGATTTGTTACTCCCTGAAACCGGCAGACCTTTGATTGCGGATCTGCTGTTTACTAAATATATTTACTAA
- the ftsE gene encoding cell division ATP-binding protein FtsE, with protein sequence MIRFQQVSKAYRGGRQALQKVDFYLPRGEMVFVGGHSGAGKSTLLKLICAIERPTDGRIHFNGHDITRIPNQDIPFLRRNIGFVFQDHRLLMDRTVYDNVALPMRIESVSENEIKRRVSAALDKTDLLDKVRCLPSQLSGGEQQRVGIARAVVNRPTLLLADEPTGNLDPDLSHRIVRLFEEFNRAGVTILFATHDIHLVNSRPQYRHLELNQGFLSEVDDYGTKE encoded by the coding sequence GTGATCAGATTTCAACAAGTGAGTAAAGCTTATCGGGGAGGAAGGCAGGCCTTGCAAAAGGTCGACTTTTATCTTCCCCGGGGTGAAATGGTTTTTGTTGGCGGGCACTCAGGTGCCGGAAAAAGTACATTATTAAAGCTCATTTGTGCGATTGAACGTCCGACTGATGGCAGGATTCATTTTAATGGCCACGACATTACCCGGATTCCAAACCAGGACATCCCGTTTTTACGCAGGAATATCGGTTTTGTATTCCAGGATCACCGTTTGTTAATGGATCGCACGGTTTACGATAATGTTGCGCTGCCAATGAGAATTGAATCTGTATCTGAGAATGAGATCAAGAGGCGAGTATCCGCTGCGCTGGATAAAACAGATTTACTTGATAAAGTTCGCTGCTTGCCAAGTCAGTTATCCGGAGGCGAGCAGCAACGAGTGGGAATAGCAAGAGCGGTCGTTAACCGGCCAACGCTGCTTTTGGCTGATGAACCAACAGGAAATCTTGATCCTGATTTATCTCATCGTATTGTTCGCTTGTTTGAGGAATTTAACCGGGCTGGTGTGACAATACTGTTTGCCACACATGATATTCATTTGGTCAATTCCCGTCCTCAATACCGGCATCTGGAACTGAACCAGGGCTTTTTGAGTGAGGTAGATGATTATGGCACCAAAGAATAA
- a CDS encoding YhgN family NAAT transporter has protein sequence MEIFSIATMLFLIMDPLGNLPVVLSILKHLDPKRRRIVLLRELIVALLILMLFLFAGRNILGFLHVSPETLSISGGVILFIIAIKMIFPSAGSITGLAAGEEPYIVPMAIPMIAGPSLIASLLLLSSQYPDQLPELALAVFLAWVGTFFILMFYGFFHKILGERGLKAIERLMGLLLVMVSTQMFLDGVKSYMAS, from the coding sequence ATGGAGATTTTTTCTATAGCGACCATGCTATTTCTGATTATGGATCCGTTGGGTAATTTACCAGTGGTTCTTTCCATTTTAAAACACCTTGATCCAAAGCGTCGACGGATTGTTCTGCTGCGAGAGTTAATTGTCGCTCTGCTCATTCTCATGCTGTTTTTGTTTGCTGGCAGAAATATCCTCGGTTTTTTACATGTTTCACCAGAAACGCTTAGTATTTCTGGTGGTGTGATTTTATTTATCATCGCGATTAAAATGATCTTTCCCAGTGCGGGTTCAATTACCGGCCTGGCGGCTGGTGAGGAGCCTTACATTGTCCCGATGGCTATTCCTATGATTGCCGGACCTTCGCTAATCGCATCACTGTTACTGCTTTCTTCTCAATATCCGGATCAGTTACCAGAGCTGGCACTTGCGGTCTTTTTAGCCTGGGTTGGTACATTTTTTATTTTAATGTTCTATGGTTTCTTTCATAAAATATTGGGTGAGAGAGGGCTAAAAGCGATAGAACGATTGATGGGGTTATTATTGGTGATGGTATCAACTCAGATGTTTCTGGACGGTGTTAAAAGTTATATGGCCAGCTAG
- the rpoH gene encoding RNA polymerase sigma factor RpoH — MANQTYPMALVTQDSLDSYIRTVNGYPMLTAEEERELAERLHYNGEIDAAKGLILSHLRFVVHIARGYSGYGLPMADLVQEGNIGLMKAVKRFNPEVGVRLVSFAVHWIKAEIHEYVLRNWRIVKIATTKAQRKLFFNLRKSKKRLGWFNNGEVETVAKELGVEPSEVREMESRLAAQDATFDLTVDDDETGASSAPVLFLEDKSSDVAENVEASNWEQHTNRRLSLALSCLDERSQYIVRSRWLNDTKETLQDLADKYGVSAERIRQLEKNAMKKLRDAVGEM, encoded by the coding sequence ATGGCAAACCAAACGTACCCAATGGCTCTGGTAACACAAGATAGTCTGGATAGCTATATTCGAACCGTTAACGGCTATCCGATGTTGACTGCTGAGGAGGAGCGTGAGCTTGCAGAGCGATTACATTACAACGGTGAAATTGATGCGGCGAAAGGCTTAATTTTATCTCACCTTCGCTTTGTTGTGCACATTGCCCGTGGTTACTCTGGTTATGGTTTACCAATGGCGGATTTAGTTCAGGAAGGTAATATCGGCTTGATGAAAGCGGTAAAACGTTTTAATCCTGAAGTCGGAGTCCGGTTGGTTTCTTTTGCTGTTCACTGGATCAAGGCAGAGATTCACGAATATGTCTTACGTAACTGGCGTATTGTTAAAATTGCGACCACGAAAGCACAGCGTAAATTGTTTTTTAATTTGAGAAAGTCTAAAAAACGCTTGGGCTGGTTTAATAACGGTGAAGTTGAGACTGTTGCAAAAGAGCTCGGGGTTGAGCCTTCTGAGGTACGCGAGATGGAATCGCGGCTTGCCGCTCAGGATGCAACGTTTGATTTGACGGTTGATGATGATGAAACAGGTGCATCGTCAGCTCCGGTTCTGTTTCTGGAAGACAAAAGTTCTGATGTTGCAGAAAATGTTGAAGCATCGAATTGGGAGCAACATACGAATCGTCGGTTATCCCTTGCTTTATCTTGTCTTGATGAACGTAGTCAGTATATTGTGCGCTCCAGATGGCTCAATGATACAAAAGAAACGTTGCAGGATTTAGCTGATAAGTATGGCGTGTCTGCTGAACGAATTCGTCAGCTGGAAAAGAATGCAATGAAAAAACTAAGAGATGCTGTTGGGGAAATGTAG
- a CDS encoding chorismate--pyruvate lyase family protein, with product MDLTISPYLSVLNQINWQDVNNFNFPDLWVQQWLSEQGSLSELMKKYCQTLSVTLLKNEWFEALHMAGDEQLLLQNPERCLLRQVVLSGDDSSWVIGHTLIPEVTFQNASCDFSTLEEKPIGELVFRMSDVFRDELKVAQVSLMNEIFWARRSRLWVNGYPLLVTELFLPDSPVYR from the coding sequence ATGGATCTAACAATTTCTCCTTATCTGTCTGTACTAAATCAGATAAATTGGCAAGATGTTAACAATTTCAACTTTCCGGATTTATGGGTGCAGCAATGGTTGTCCGAGCAGGGCTCGTTATCTGAGTTGATGAAGAAGTATTGCCAGACTCTCTCCGTGACTCTGTTGAAAAATGAATGGTTTGAGGCGTTGCACATGGCTGGTGATGAACAGTTGCTATTGCAAAATCCAGAGCGTTGTTTACTTCGGCAGGTTGTGTTGTCTGGCGATGATTCTTCATGGGTTATTGGCCATACTTTAATACCGGAAGTCACATTTCAGAATGCATCCTGTGACTTTTCAACCCTCGAAGAGAAGCCGATAGGTGAATTAGTTTTTCGTATGTCGGATGTTTTCAGGGATGAGCTGAAAGTTGCGCAAGTGTCACTGATGAATGAAATATTTTGGGCGCGCCGGTCAAGACTGTGGGTAAATGGGTATCCGCTTTTAGTGACTGAACTGTTTTTACCTGACTCGCCTGTATATCGATAG
- a CDS encoding Dps family protein codes for MKKNIIGLDDTISQKLATALNHLLSDYQVFYMNVRGYHWNIKGPEFFELHAKFEEIYTDLQTKIDEVAERILTLGSTPLHTFSDYLNVSEIQEHKQASNAKETVSALVEGLAILVHQQREILAIAGDADDEGTAAQMSDYIREQEKLLWMFNAWLQ; via the coding sequence ATGAAAAAGAATATCATTGGTCTCGACGATACTATCAGTCAAAAGCTGGCTACTGCTCTCAATCATCTTCTGTCTGATTACCAGGTTTTCTATATGAATGTTCGCGGCTATCACTGGAATATCAAAGGCCCTGAGTTTTTCGAACTTCATGCGAAATTTGAAGAAATATATACAGACCTGCAAACAAAAATTGATGAAGTTGCTGAAAGAATTCTCACATTAGGCAGCACCCCACTCCACACATTCAGCGACTACCTTAATGTCTCTGAAATACAGGAACATAAACAGGCATCAAATGCAAAAGAGACCGTCAGTGCTCTGGTTGAAGGGCTGGCTATCCTGGTGCATCAGCAAAGAGAAATACTGGCGATTGCCGGAGATGCTGACGACGAAGGTACTGCCGCACAAATGAGCGACTATATCCGGGAGCAGGAAAAACTGCTTTGGATGTTCAATGCATGGCTTCAATAG
- a CDS encoding DUF4145 domain-containing protein, with translation MSEVDKVVQGTHQLEELLRVQYHAQGDSLEQLVESSVERLPHDAVVRLKRINGMRKKLADVNQYTHEDCLHFMDDYHACMKELVPRSNRFIWRAAFVLMSLITLFAMIFYYVHWDTLSVHLLK, from the coding sequence ATGTCAGAGGTTGATAAAGTAGTTCAGGGAACACATCAGTTAGAAGAGTTGTTACGTGTTCAGTACCATGCTCAGGGGGATAGTTTAGAGCAGTTGGTTGAGAGCAGTGTAGAACGCTTACCACATGATGCTGTGGTCAGGTTAAAGCGTATTAATGGTATGCGTAAAAAATTAGCTGATGTTAATCAATATACTCATGAAGACTGTTTACATTTTATGGATGACTATCATGCGTGTATGAAGGAATTGGTCCCCCGCAGTAATCGGTTTATCTGGAGAGCTGCATTCGTATTAATGAGCTTGATTACGTTGTTCGCGATGATTTTTTATTATGTACACTGGGATACGCTTTCCGTTCATTTGTTGAAGTAG
- the ftsX gene encoding permease-like cell division protein FtsX, giving the protein MAPKNKRITKKVRESQKRPPKDGFLLIHFKQAKASFLSLWSRPVGNLLTLAVISMALAMPACLYLLSKNIAYVASHVSSPAQISVYLQEGTSEARVMVLKDAIEARADVKKVDYISSQQGLAELSKYAGFEQAISLLDDYALPGVLVITPSVGDQGEIKQFAEQLQSEQNVTDVRMDEDWLTRFEAIKNLAVVVVVSLSLLMMAAVFLIVGNTLRFNVLENKEEIQTMKLIGATDTYILRPYLYSGMWFGLLGACIAWLFTALLTVLLDSAVNDLARLYDSHFRLIGLEWDESLLLLMIGVLIGSIAAKLSALRHLKEIEPV; this is encoded by the coding sequence ATGGCACCAAAGAATAAACGAATAACGAAAAAGGTTCGGGAAAGCCAGAAACGTCCGCCGAAAGATGGATTTTTACTCATTCATTTCAAACAGGCGAAGGCTTCATTTTTATCCTTATGGTCACGACCTGTGGGAAATTTACTGACATTAGCTGTGATATCTATGGCTTTAGCCATGCCTGCTTGTCTGTATTTGCTCAGTAAAAATATTGCTTATGTTGCCAGCCATGTTTCCTCGCCCGCCCAGATCAGTGTTTATCTGCAGGAAGGTACATCTGAAGCCAGGGTTATGGTTCTGAAAGATGCTATTGAAGCTCGTGCTGATGTAAAAAAAGTGGACTATATCTCTTCCCAGCAGGGACTGGCAGAGTTGAGCAAGTATGCTGGCTTTGAGCAGGCGATTAGCCTTCTGGACGACTATGCTTTACCCGGAGTTTTAGTCATTACACCATCTGTTGGTGATCAGGGAGAAATTAAACAGTTTGCGGAGCAGCTTCAGAGCGAACAAAATGTGACCGATGTGCGTATGGATGAAGACTGGCTGACCCGTTTTGAGGCGATTAAAAACCTGGCCGTCGTGGTGGTGGTGAGTTTATCCTTATTAATGATGGCTGCGGTTTTTCTTATTGTTGGCAACACATTGCGTTTTAATGTGCTGGAAAATAAAGAAGAAATTCAGACCATGAAACTAATTGGTGCAACTGATACCTATATTTTGCGTCCATATTTATACTCTGGCATGTGGTTTGGCCTTTTGGGCGCTTGTATTGCCTGGCTTTTTACTGCGTTGTTAACTGTGCTTTTAGATAGTGCTGTGAATGATTTAGCGCGTCTGTATGATAGTCATTTTCGTCTTATCGGGCTGGAATGGGATGAGTCTTTATTGCTGCTGATGATCGGTGTGCTGATTGGTAGTATCGCTGCAAAATTGTCTGCCTTACGTCATTTAAAAGAAATTGAACCAGTATAA
- the glpG gene encoding rhomboid family intramembrane serine protease GlpG has translation MIQLVTVNNPRLAQAFVDYMASQNIEMKMTGDGNGNFSLWLVRDEEFEEVEQELKYFLRHPEDKKYSAASWELTGHQRPSFNYDSGYPGFFAIIRRKAGVFTLAVMVLCIFVFFLQNFGLRQIIFSSLHFPDSHAEGWQLWRWVSHAFLHFSAMHITFNLLWWWFFGGDIEKRLGVVKLGGLFLVSAAVSGLVQFWFEGANFGGLSGVIYALVGYVWMMGWKKPEAGLTIHQPLLGFMLIWLVIGYVQPFIPIANSAHLAGLVVGVLMGLNEARHRS, from the coding sequence ATGATTCAATTGGTGACGGTCAATAATCCACGTCTGGCTCAGGCATTTGTCGACTACATGGCATCACAAAACATAGAAATGAAGATGACAGGTGATGGCAATGGCAATTTTAGTCTGTGGTTGGTGCGCGATGAAGAGTTTGAGGAAGTTGAGCAAGAATTAAAATATTTTCTTCGTCATCCGGAAGACAAAAAGTATTCTGCGGCTTCATGGGAATTGACCGGTCATCAACGTCCATCATTCAACTATGATTCTGGTTATCCGGGGTTTTTTGCAATCATTCGTCGTAAAGCCGGAGTTTTTACGCTTGCCGTGATGGTGTTGTGTATTTTTGTTTTCTTCCTGCAAAACTTTGGCTTGAGACAAATTATTTTCAGTTCACTCCATTTTCCGGATTCTCATGCCGAAGGGTGGCAGTTATGGCGATGGGTAAGTCATGCATTCCTTCATTTTTCAGCGATGCACATTACATTCAATCTGTTGTGGTGGTGGTTTTTTGGCGGAGATATTGAAAAGCGGTTAGGTGTTGTTAAACTTGGCGGGCTTTTTTTGGTATCTGCAGCAGTTTCAGGGTTAGTTCAATTCTGGTTTGAAGGCGCTAATTTTGGCGGTCTGTCAGGTGTTATTTACGCATTAGTTGGCTATGTATGGATGATGGGCTGGAAGAAGCCGGAAGCCGGACTGACAATTCATCAACCATTACTGGGATTTATGCTGATTTGGCTGGTGATTGGATACGTTCAACCATTTATACCTATCGCAAACAGCGCACACCTTGCCGGTTTAGTCGTTGGGGTACTCATGGGGCTAAATGAAGCCCGTCACCGATCGTGA
- the ftsY gene encoding signal recognition particle-docking protein FtsY — translation MTEKKKRGLLSWLGFGDEPSEHEKSDELQAQEAAEAIDTEAQDTGSALETETEVLSEDDDKSRNDKVALTEAEPDALPGAQPESLSFEQVDKETVVQEQIKPTESFFVRLKRGLSRTKANIGAGFFGLFKGKKIDEDLFEELEEQLLIADVGMDTTVKIIKNLTEKATRQQLKDGEALYAMLKDEMAEILTRVEQPLTIDKAKTPYVILMVGVNGVGKTTTIGKLARQYQAEGKKVMLAAGDTFRAAAVEQLQVWGQRNNVPVVAQHTGADSASVIFDAIEAAKARGADVVIADTAGRLQNKSNLMEELRKIVRVMKKLDDSAPHEIMLTLDAGTGQNAMSQAKLFSEVAPVTGITLTKLDGTAKGGVIFAIADQFEIPIRFIGVGEGIEDLRPFQTQEFIEALFSRDE, via the coding sequence ATGACAGAAAAGAAAAAACGTGGTTTGTTGTCATGGCTTGGCTTTGGTGATGAGCCATCAGAACATGAAAAATCAGATGAGTTACAGGCTCAGGAAGCAGCAGAAGCTATCGATACTGAAGCGCAGGATACCGGTTCTGCTCTTGAAACAGAGACAGAGGTTCTCTCAGAAGATGATGACAAAAGCCGGAATGATAAGGTTGCTTTAACAGAAGCTGAACCAGATGCTTTACCCGGAGCTCAACCGGAAAGCCTGAGCTTTGAACAGGTTGACAAAGAAACTGTGGTTCAGGAGCAAATCAAACCCACAGAGAGTTTCTTTGTCCGTTTAAAGCGTGGTTTAAGCCGGACAAAAGCAAATATTGGTGCTGGCTTTTTTGGATTATTCAAAGGTAAAAAAATAGATGAAGATCTGTTTGAAGAGCTGGAAGAACAATTACTGATTGCTGACGTTGGTATGGACACCACTGTTAAAATTATCAAAAATCTGACTGAGAAAGCGACACGCCAGCAACTCAAAGATGGTGAAGCATTATACGCTATGCTAAAAGATGAAATGGCTGAGATTTTGACCCGGGTTGAGCAGCCATTGACGATTGATAAAGCGAAAACACCTTATGTCATTCTTATGGTGGGAGTGAATGGTGTCGGCAAAACAACCACGATTGGTAAACTGGCCAGACAATATCAGGCGGAAGGCAAAAAAGTCATGCTTGCTGCCGGGGATACTTTCCGGGCTGCAGCAGTAGAACAGCTTCAGGTCTGGGGACAGCGCAATAATGTACCTGTTGTGGCGCAGCATACCGGTGCTGACAGTGCTTCCGTGATTTTTGATGCCATTGAAGCTGCGAAAGCCCGGGGGGCTGATGTCGTGATTGCGGATACGGCTGGTCGCCTCCAGAATAAAAGCAATCTGATGGAAGAGTTGCGAAAAATTGTACGCGTTATGAAAAAACTCGATGACAGCGCACCCCATGAGATTATGTTAACACTGGATGCCGGAACCGGACAAAATGCAATGAGTCAGGCAAAACTATTCAGTGAAGTGGCGCCAGTCACCGGAATTACGCTGACCAAACTTGATGGGACAGCAAAAGGTGGAGTCATTTTTGCAATTGCAGATCAGTTTGAAATACCGATTCGCTTTATAGGTGTGGGTGAAGGGATTGAAGATTTGCGCCCATTTCAGACTCAAGAATTTATTGAAGCACTTTTCAGCAGGGATGAGTAG
- the glpE gene encoding thiosulfate sulfurtransferase GlpE translates to MEQFQHIDVQGAVRLIEDKGATLFDIRDPQSFRVAHAKSALHLTNDTVVSLLEQLDYDTPLLVMCYHGISSQGAAQYLVNQGFEDVYSVDGGFEAWQRAGLPTE, encoded by the coding sequence ATGGAGCAATTTCAACATATCGATGTTCAGGGAGCCGTCAGGCTGATTGAGGACAAAGGAGCAACGCTTTTTGATATCCGGGATCCTCAGTCTTTTCGTGTTGCACATGCAAAGAGTGCACTTCATTTGACGAATGATACAGTTGTGAGTTTACTGGAACAACTTGATTATGATACACCGCTTTTGGTGATGTGTTATCACGGTATCAGTAGTCAGGGAGCAGCTCAGTATTTGGTTAATCAGGGATTTGAAGACGTGTATAGTGTTGATGGGGGATTTGAAGCATGGCAGAGAGCTGGCTTACCCACAGAATAA